One genomic region from Amycolatopsis sp. FBCC-B4732 encodes:
- a CDS encoding ATP-binding protein, whose product MDPIRNPFAPGAGQRPPELAGRERELKAFEVVLERVARGRPERSLVLTGLRGVGKTVLLGELRAMAVRHKWGAGKIEARPDAELRRPLSAALHRAIRDLAVRHRAPDRVEEVLGVLKAFALRANKADAKLRDRWQPGIDVPAAQGRADSGDIEIDLVELFTDVAELAADVGTGVAVFIDEIQDLQPDDVSALCAACHELSQSGAPLVVVGAGLPHVPAVLSASKSYSERLFRYARIDRLEREDADFAVMAPIEREDAGIEPEALDALFDASGGYPYFIQAYGKAAWDAAPSDPITVKDVQVAAPEAESELAVGFFGSRYERATPAEREYLQAMAELTQGRDEPAGTADVAVFLGRKPSSLSPARDSLMKKGLVYSAERGQIAFTVPHFGHYLLSRD is encoded by the coding sequence GTGGACCCCATCCGCAACCCCTTCGCGCCGGGCGCCGGGCAACGGCCGCCCGAGCTGGCCGGGCGCGAGCGTGAGCTCAAGGCGTTCGAAGTGGTGCTGGAGCGCGTCGCGCGGGGGAGACCTGAACGCAGTCTCGTGCTCACCGGGCTTCGCGGGGTCGGGAAGACCGTGCTGCTCGGGGAGCTGCGCGCGATGGCCGTGCGGCACAAGTGGGGGGCCGGGAAGATCGAGGCGCGGCCGGACGCCGAGCTGCGGCGGCCGCTTTCCGCCGCCCTGCACCGGGCCATCCGGGACCTCGCCGTGCGGCACCGGGCGCCGGACCGGGTCGAAGAGGTACTCGGTGTCCTGAAGGCGTTCGCGCTCCGGGCCAACAAGGCCGACGCGAAGCTGCGCGATCGGTGGCAGCCGGGCATCGACGTGCCCGCCGCGCAGGGGCGGGCCGACTCCGGGGACATCGAGATCGACCTCGTCGAGCTGTTCACCGACGTCGCCGAGCTGGCCGCGGACGTCGGGACCGGCGTCGCGGTGTTCATCGACGAGATCCAGGACCTCCAGCCCGACGACGTCTCCGCGCTCTGCGCGGCCTGCCACGAGCTGTCGCAGTCCGGGGCGCCGCTGGTCGTCGTCGGCGCCGGGCTGCCGCACGTGCCCGCCGTGCTCTCGGCGTCCAAGTCGTACTCCGAGCGGCTCTTCCGCTACGCGCGCATCGACCGGCTCGAGCGCGAGGACGCCGACTTCGCCGTGATGGCGCCGATCGAACGCGAGGACGCCGGCATCGAGCCGGAAGCCCTCGACGCGCTCTTCGACGCCTCCGGCGGCTACCCCTACTTCATCCAGGCCTACGGCAAGGCGGCCTGGGACGCGGCGCCGTCCGACCCGATCACGGTCAAGGACGTCCAGGTCGCGGCGCCCGAGGCGGAGTCGGAGCTGGCGGTCGGCTTCTTCGGTTCGCGCTACGAGCGCGCGACGCCGGCCGAGCGCGAGTACCTGCAGGCGATGGCCGAGCTGACGCAGGGGCGCGACGAACCCGCCGGCACCGCCGACGTCGCCGTCTTCCTCGGGCGGAAGCCGTCTTCGCTGTCGCCGGCCCGCGACAGCCTCATGAAGAAGGGCCTCGTCTACTCCGCCGAGCGGGGGCAGATCGCCTTCACCGTGCCGCACTTCGGCCACTACCTGCTCAGCCGCGACTGA
- a CDS encoding MerR family transcriptional regulator, producing MEWSIQDIARSAGTTSRTLRHYGAVGLLEPSRVGSNGYRYYDEQALVRLQRILLLRELGLGLPAIAEVLDGQRDRVAALETHLELLEQEQRRIGRQIDSVRTTLRKLKGGERLMAEEVFDGFDHTRYEKEVTERWGADAYRRGDQWWSSLSAEEKQAHQQEQRDIAAAFGSAHAAGLTADDDEVQAITRRLHAWLKPAVSSVSAGYFAGLGQLYVDDPRYGFEGAGAEFVRDAMKIYAERNLSD from the coding sequence ATGGAGTGGTCGATCCAGGACATCGCCCGCTCGGCCGGGACGACGAGCCGGACGCTGCGCCACTACGGCGCGGTCGGCCTGCTCGAGCCCAGCCGCGTCGGCAGCAACGGCTACCGCTACTACGACGAGCAGGCGCTCGTCCGGCTGCAGCGGATCCTGCTGCTGCGCGAACTCGGCCTCGGGCTGCCGGCGATCGCGGAGGTCCTGGACGGGCAACGCGACCGCGTCGCGGCGCTCGAGACCCACCTGGAGCTGCTCGAACAGGAGCAGCGGCGGATCGGACGGCAGATCGATTCGGTCCGGACCACGCTACGGAAACTGAAGGGAGGTGAACGACTGATGGCAGAAGAAGTCTTCGACGGCTTCGACCACACCCGCTACGAAAAGGAGGTCACCGAGCGCTGGGGCGCCGACGCCTACCGCCGCGGTGACCAGTGGTGGAGCTCGCTGTCGGCCGAGGAGAAGCAGGCCCACCAGCAGGAGCAGCGCGACATCGCCGCCGCGTTCGGGTCGGCCCACGCGGCCGGGCTCACGGCGGACGACGACGAGGTCCAGGCGATCACGCGCCGGCTGCACGCGTGGCTCAAGCCGGCGGTGTCGTCGGTGTCCGCGGGGTACTTCGCGGGCTTGGGTCAGCTGTACGTCGACGATCCGCGTTACGGGTTCGAGGGTGCGGGCGCGGAATTCGTCCGCGACGCGATGAAGATCTACGCGGAACGGAACCTGAGCGACTAG
- a CDS encoding DoxX family protein, producing the protein MILRRVARPLLAAMFVTGGINALRHAEGHAKAAEPFLKGAFDKVGDVVPEQVPRDPVTLVRIDAAVKIGAGLALATGRAPRLAAGLLLGSLVPTTLAAHSFWTIKDPGERQQQQIQFFKNASMAGGLLLAVSDTHGKPSAAWRARHAAKDVGAAAGKLSRKAEKRANKLAKRAQKALPS; encoded by the coding sequence GTGATACTCCGTCGAGTGGCACGCCCCCTGCTGGCAGCGATGTTCGTGACCGGCGGGATCAATGCGCTGAGGCATGCCGAGGGGCACGCGAAGGCGGCGGAACCGTTCCTCAAGGGCGCGTTCGACAAGGTCGGCGACGTCGTCCCGGAGCAGGTTCCGCGCGACCCGGTGACGCTCGTCCGCATCGACGCCGCCGTGAAGATCGGCGCCGGCCTCGCGCTCGCCACCGGCAGGGCGCCGCGGCTCGCGGCCGGGCTCCTGCTCGGCAGCCTGGTGCCGACGACGCTCGCCGCGCACAGCTTCTGGACCATCAAGGACCCGGGCGAGCGCCAGCAGCAGCAGATCCAGTTCTTCAAGAACGCGAGCATGGCCGGCGGCCTGCTGCTCGCGGTCAGCGACACGCACGGGAAGCCGTCGGCGGCTTGGCGCGCGCGTCACGCCGCGAAGGACGTCGGCGCCGCGGCCGGGAAGCTGAGCCGCAAGGCCGAGAAGCGCGCGAACAAGCTCGCGAAGCGCGCCCAGAAGGCGCTCCCCAGCTAG
- a CDS encoding acetyl-CoA C-acetyltransferase, with protein sequence MPPKPKQPKQAPAVRKVAIIGGNRIPFARSNGPYAKASNQDMLTAAIDGLVSRFSLQGEVIGEVAAGAVLKHSKDFNLARESVLGSKLSPATPAADVQMACGTGLQAIVNVANKIALGQIDSAIAGGVDTTSDAPLAVNEDLRQILIQLNSAKTLGDRLKLVAKIRPGHIVPAIPRNSEPRTGLSMGEHAALTAKIWEITREAQDELAAASHQHLAAAYDRGFFDDLVTPFLKLARDQNLRADSTAEKLAKLKPAFGGPDGTMTAGNSTPLTDGASTVLLATDEWAKAHNLPVQAYLTFSQTAAVDYVHGEEGLLMAPAYAVPRMLAKAGLTLQDFDFYEIHEAFASQVLATLKAWEDPAFAKEKLDLDAPLGSIDRAKLNVNGSSLAAGHPFAATGGRIVATLAKLLHEKGSGRGLISICAAGGQGVTAILEK encoded by the coding sequence ATGCCGCCGAAGCCGAAGCAACCAAAGCAGGCGCCTGCCGTGCGCAAGGTCGCGATCATCGGGGGCAACCGGATCCCCTTCGCGAGGTCGAACGGCCCGTACGCGAAGGCGTCGAACCAGGACATGCTCACCGCCGCGATCGACGGCCTGGTCAGCCGGTTCTCCCTGCAGGGCGAGGTGATCGGCGAGGTCGCGGCCGGCGCCGTGCTCAAGCACTCGAAGGACTTCAACCTGGCCCGCGAGAGCGTGCTGGGCAGCAAGCTTTCGCCCGCGACACCCGCCGCCGACGTCCAGATGGCGTGCGGCACGGGTCTGCAGGCCATCGTCAACGTCGCCAACAAGATCGCGCTCGGCCAGATCGACTCGGCCATCGCCGGCGGCGTCGACACCACGAGCGACGCGCCACTGGCCGTCAACGAGGACCTCCGGCAGATCCTCATCCAGCTCAACAGCGCGAAGACGCTCGGCGACCGCCTCAAGCTCGTCGCGAAGATCCGCCCGGGCCACATCGTCCCGGCGATCCCGCGCAACTCCGAGCCGCGCACCGGGCTGTCGATGGGCGAGCACGCGGCCCTGACCGCGAAGATCTGGGAGATCACCCGCGAGGCGCAGGACGAACTGGCCGCGGCCAGCCACCAGCACCTCGCCGCGGCCTACGACCGCGGGTTCTTCGACGACCTCGTGACGCCGTTCCTCAAGCTCGCGCGCGACCAGAACCTGCGCGCGGACTCGACCGCGGAGAAGCTGGCCAAGCTCAAGCCGGCCTTCGGCGGCCCGGACGGCACCATGACGGCGGGCAACTCGACGCCGCTGACCGACGGTGCGTCGACGGTCCTGCTCGCCACCGACGAGTGGGCGAAGGCGCACAACCTGCCGGTGCAGGCGTACCTGACGTTCTCGCAGACCGCGGCCGTCGACTACGTCCACGGCGAAGAGGGCCTGCTGATGGCGCCCGCGTACGCCGTGCCGCGGATGCTCGCGAAGGCCGGGCTGACGCTGCAGGACTTCGACTTCTACGAGATCCACGAGGCGTTCGCTTCGCAGGTGCTGGCCACGCTGAAGGCGTGGGAGGACCCGGCGTTCGCCAAGGAGAAGCTGGACCTGGACGCGCCGCTGGGCTCGATCGACCGGGCGAAGCTGAACGTCAACGGCTCGTCGCTGGCGGCCGGGCACCCGTTCGCCGCGACCGGCGGCCGGATCGTCGCCACGCTGGCGAAGCTGCTGCACGAGAAGGGGTCCGGCCGCGGCCTGATCTCGATCTGCGCGGCCGGCGGCCAGGGCGTCACCGCGATCCTCGAGAAGTAG
- a CDS encoding 3-oxoacyl-ACP reductase: MADRYQQFTKTPVGKFVVPKLGLPSPATLRRYQPGQPALEGPALLGAAPGGRLEKTLRDQLADAGIEVVTSATDRHAALVFDATGITEPARLREVYDFFHPVIRSVGPSGRVVVLGTPPEQVDGRERIAQRALEGFVRSVGKELKRGATAQLVYVAEGAEEATESTLRFLLSAKSAFVDAQVIRIGAEGKTASAPANWEKPLDGKVALVTGASRGIGAAIAEVLARDGAHVVALDIPAQGGDLSKVANKVGGSALQLDITSPSAPAKLAEYLKERHGGVDIVVHNAGITRDKTLGNMSESAWDSVIAVNLASQLAVNDKLLADKVLRENGRIIGVSSIAGIAGNVGQTNYATSKAGVIGMVNVGAPQLAAYGGTINAVAPGFIETKMTAAVPLFIREAGRRLSSLGQGGLPVDVAETIAWYANPASAAVNGNVVRVCGQALLGA; this comes from the coding sequence ATGGCTGACAGGTACCAGCAGTTCACGAAAACCCCGGTGGGGAAGTTCGTGGTGCCGAAGCTCGGCCTGCCCAGTCCCGCGACGCTGCGCCGGTACCAGCCCGGGCAACCCGCCCTCGAGGGTCCCGCACTTCTCGGCGCCGCGCCCGGCGGGCGGCTGGAAAAGACCCTTCGTGACCAGCTCGCCGACGCGGGCATCGAGGTCGTCACTTCGGCCACCGACCGGCACGCCGCGCTCGTCTTCGACGCCACCGGCATCACCGAGCCCGCTCGTCTGCGCGAGGTCTACGACTTCTTCCACCCGGTGATCCGCAGCGTCGGGCCGTCCGGCCGCGTCGTCGTCCTGGGTACGCCGCCGGAGCAGGTCGACGGCCGCGAGCGGATCGCGCAGCGCGCGCTCGAGGGCTTCGTGCGCTCGGTCGGCAAGGAGCTGAAGCGCGGCGCGACCGCCCAGCTCGTGTACGTCGCCGAAGGCGCCGAAGAGGCGACCGAGTCGACCCTGCGCTTCCTGCTTTCCGCGAAGTCCGCGTTCGTCGACGCGCAGGTCATCCGCATCGGCGCCGAGGGCAAGACGGCTTCCGCGCCCGCGAACTGGGAGAAGCCCCTCGACGGCAAGGTCGCGCTGGTCACCGGCGCGTCCCGCGGCATCGGCGCGGCGATCGCCGAGGTGCTGGCCCGCGACGGCGCCCACGTCGTCGCGCTCGACATCCCCGCGCAGGGCGGCGACCTGTCGAAGGTCGCGAACAAGGTCGGCGGGTCGGCGCTGCAGCTCGACATCACTTCGCCGAGCGCGCCCGCGAAGCTCGCGGAGTACCTGAAGGAGCGTCACGGCGGCGTCGACATCGTCGTGCACAACGCGGGCATCACGCGCGACAAGACGCTCGGCAACATGAGCGAGAGCGCGTGGGACTCGGTGATCGCGGTGAACCTGGCCTCGCAGCTGGCGGTGAACGACAAGCTGCTCGCCGACAAGGTGCTGCGCGAGAACGGCCGCATCATCGGTGTTTCGTCGATCGCGGGCATCGCCGGCAACGTCGGCCAGACGAACTACGCGACGTCGAAGGCGGGCGTGATCGGCATGGTGAACGTCGGCGCCCCGCAGCTCGCGGCGTACGGCGGCACGATCAACGCGGTCGCGCCCGGCTTCATCGAGACCAAGATGACGGCGGCGGTCCCGCTGTTCATCCGTGAGGCCGGCCGCAGGCTCTCCAGCCTCGGCCAGGGCGGCCTCCCGGTCGACGTCGCCGAGACGATCGCCTGGTACGCGAACCCGGCGTCGGCCGCGGTGAACGGCAACGTGGTCCGCGTCTGCGGCCAGGCGCTGCTGGGGGCCTGA
- a CDS encoding MaoC/PaaZ C-terminal domain-containing protein, whose product MVIRELDSTPSLATLYPKALLGLRKTGSSLPDTELVRTGFTVDPVHLAAYNTVCGFRLSDELPATYPHMLAFPLQMALMTEPGFPFPLLGMVHVANRITQHRALRLSEPLTIRVRAENLRPHERGRQFDVVSEAWAGDDLVWVDVSTYLRRGSSSGSSSRRDQLAPPTPDAIWRIPGDIGRRYAEVSGDRNPIHLHPLTARLFGFPKAIAHGMWTKAHALASFEGRLPEAFTVDVRFKQPVFLPGKAGFTSWSTPEGWAFELWSKTKPHLDGTITSL is encoded by the coding sequence GTGGTGATCCGCGAACTCGACAGCACGCCGAGCCTGGCGACGCTGTACCCGAAGGCGCTGCTCGGCCTGCGTAAAACGGGCTCCTCGCTGCCGGACACCGAGCTGGTCCGCACCGGCTTCACCGTCGACCCGGTACACCTGGCGGCGTACAACACGGTGTGCGGCTTCCGGCTGAGCGACGAGCTGCCGGCGACGTACCCGCACATGCTGGCGTTCCCGCTGCAGATGGCGCTGATGACCGAACCGGGGTTCCCGTTCCCGCTGCTCGGCATGGTCCACGTGGCGAACCGGATCACCCAGCACCGCGCGCTGCGGCTGAGCGAGCCGCTCACGATCCGCGTGCGCGCGGAGAACCTGCGCCCGCACGAGCGCGGGCGTCAGTTCGACGTCGTCAGCGAGGCCTGGGCCGGCGACGACCTGGTGTGGGTCGACGTGAGCACGTACCTGCGGCGAGGTTCGTCGTCGGGATCTTCCTCACGGCGTGACCAGCTGGCCCCGCCGACCCCGGACGCGATCTGGCGGATCCCGGGCGACATCGGCCGTCGCTACGCGGAGGTTTCGGGCGACCGCAACCCGATCCACCTGCACCCGCTGACGGCCCGCCTGTTCGGCTTCCCGAAGGCGATCGCCCACGGCATGTGGACGAAGGCCCATGCACTGGCGTCGTTCGAAGGCCGCCTGCCGGAGGCGTTCACGGTGGACGTCCGCTTCAAGCAGCCGGTGTTCCTGCCGGGCAAGGCGGGCTTCACGTCGTGGTCCACTCCGGAGGGCTGGGCGTTCGAGCTGTGGAGCAAGACGAAGCCCCACCTGGACGGCACGATCACCTCACTCTGA
- a CDS encoding TetR/AcrR family transcriptional regulator, producing the protein MSEDDQRPPERARRLPRAVRERQILDAAVQVFSRHGYHAASMDEISDVAGVSKPMIYTYLGSKEDLFGACIRREATRLLEAIQAGVQPDLPPDMQLWHGLRSFYRFVAEYRESWTVLHRQALTVGGTFAAEITDMRARAIQLVAALVVSAGTRKGVGEQAEFSGEGLSAALVGAAESLADWALDHPDISDGVLASWLMNLVWLGFNDLIEGEVWKPSE; encoded by the coding sequence GTGTCAGAGGATGATCAGCGTCCGCCCGAACGGGCAAGGCGGCTGCCCCGTGCCGTGCGCGAGCGGCAGATCTTGGACGCGGCCGTCCAGGTCTTCTCGCGCCACGGCTACCACGCGGCGTCGATGGACGAGATCTCCGACGTCGCCGGTGTCTCGAAGCCGATGATCTACACCTACCTCGGCTCCAAAGAGGACCTCTTCGGCGCCTGCATCCGCCGCGAGGCGACGCGGCTGCTCGAGGCCATCCAGGCCGGTGTGCAGCCCGACCTGCCACCCGACATGCAGCTCTGGCACGGCCTGCGGTCCTTCTACCGCTTCGTCGCCGAGTACCGCGAGTCGTGGACGGTCCTGCACCGCCAGGCCCTGACCGTCGGCGGGACCTTCGCCGCGGAGATCACCGACATGCGGGCGCGCGCGATCCAGCTGGTCGCCGCGCTCGTCGTGTCCGCCGGGACCCGCAAGGGCGTCGGCGAGCAGGCCGAGTTCTCCGGCGAGGGCCTCTCCGCGGCCTTGGTCGGGGCGGCCGAATCGCTGGCCGACTGGGCCCTCGACCACCCCGACATCTCCGACGGCGTCCTGGCGTCGTGGCTGATGAACCTCGTCTGGCTCGGCTTCAACGACCTCATCGAGGGCGAGGTCTGGAAGCCCTCAGAGTGA
- a CDS encoding SCP2 sterol-binding domain-containing protein, whose product MADNAGMTSADRVATLRGAALLDALERLDPLSPEAHALDVNALADALNPRDLGKDDFRRLLNALLRLAARAPAFDLSKVEPARFASLVSSASRAQLESVVAERPLRERVLDEIFARMGAHIRPDRARDLHAVVHWRLSGGAGEGGYDRYETVISHGSCTVSRGARATPRVTITIAPADFFRLITHQATPAVLFVTGKIKVKGDLAFAAGLIGFFDLPHPV is encoded by the coding sequence ATGGCCGACAACGCCGGGATGACCAGCGCCGATCGCGTCGCGACCCTCCGCGGGGCGGCGCTGCTGGACGCGCTGGAGCGCCTCGACCCGCTGAGCCCCGAGGCGCACGCCCTCGACGTCAACGCCCTGGCCGACGCGCTCAACCCGCGCGATCTCGGCAAGGACGACTTCCGAAGACTCTTGAACGCTCTGCTCAGGCTGGCCGCCCGCGCCCCGGCGTTCGACCTGAGCAAGGTCGAGCCGGCCCGCTTCGCGTCCCTGGTGTCCTCGGCGTCGCGCGCGCAGCTGGAGAGCGTCGTCGCGGAGCGCCCCCTGCGCGAGCGCGTACTGGACGAGATCTTCGCCCGCATGGGCGCCCACATCAGGCCGGACCGCGCCCGCGACCTGCACGCGGTGGTCCATTGGCGCCTGTCGGGCGGAGCGGGCGAAGGCGGCTACGACCGCTACGAGACGGTGATTTCCCACGGCTCGTGCACGGTCAGCCGGGGGGCGCGCGCCACTCCCCGAGTCACGATCACGATAGCGCCGGCCGACTTCTTCCGGCTGATCACGCACCAGGCAACCCCGGCGGTGCTGTTCGTCACGGGAAAGATCAAGGTCAAGGGCGACTTGGCCTTCGCGGCGGGCCTGATCGGATTCTTCGACCTCCCCCACCCCGTATAG
- a CDS encoding SCP2 sterol-binding domain-containing protein, whose translation MNAFAEKLVIGNLTASQFIQVLETLHMLGSAGAGIELSSLSTDVLVDVVRRASREQLKAIAEHPELRPVFLDEIFRRMSEHFLPEKARHVDFVVSWRFSEGSGEDGYDRFQTVIEDGVCVSSADLSRSPDTTITLSVDDFIRMATGNAAVAAMFVTGRVKVKGEYAPAVRFSSYFDIPKPTVD comes from the coding sequence GTGAACGCGTTCGCGGAGAAGCTGGTCATCGGCAACCTGACGGCTTCGCAGTTCATTCAGGTCCTGGAAACCTTGCACATGCTGGGCTCCGCGGGAGCGGGCATCGAGTTGAGCTCGCTGTCGACGGACGTCCTGGTCGACGTGGTCCGCCGGGCGTCTCGCGAGCAGCTGAAGGCGATCGCGGAGCATCCCGAGTTGCGCCCGGTGTTCCTGGACGAGATTTTCCGCAGGATGTCGGAGCATTTCTTGCCGGAGAAGGCACGCCACGTGGATTTCGTGGTTTCGTGGCGCTTTTCCGAGGGCTCCGGAGAAGACGGGTACGACCGCTTCCAGACGGTGATCGAGGACGGGGTGTGCGTTTCTTCGGCAGACCTGTCGCGATCCCCGGACACGACGATCACGCTGTCGGTGGACGACTTCATCAGGATGGCAACGGGCAACGCGGCGGTGGCAGCGATGTTCGTAACGGGCCGGGTGAAGGTGAAGGGCGAGTACGCCCCGGCGGTGCGCTTCTCGAGCTACTTCGACATCCCCAAGCCGACGGTGGACTAG
- a CDS encoding NaeI family type II restriction endonuclease translates to MSHDELDPQQTLLPGIEPADDPALNAVAESILRDDPDGSRFAGAIRRSIDMLLDGQHTGRYRWDQLFKTEKAHAGTLIEINLQREFKFTDGKRMDYEIAGFEVDCKFSQTRFAWMIPPEAHNEIILGVWASDTDSIWCAGLVRARSEYLNTGGNRDAKRTLNVVGRGAVKRLFWEAPLQENLLLKLPRADIDAIFAPRSGQKRVNELFLRAQKRRVSRNVVATVAMQDDYMKRVRSNGGARSNLQPRGIVILGDYTSHGALARQLGLPVPGPGEFVSARLVRLNPDRPGVPYVSLEGERWTLAREEDAEELVPKLPTI, encoded by the coding sequence GTGTCTCATGACGAGCTTGATCCGCAGCAGACCCTCCTCCCGGGAATTGAACCTGCCGATGATCCGGCTTTGAACGCTGTCGCGGAAAGCATCCTGAGAGATGACCCGGATGGCTCGAGGTTCGCTGGGGCCATCCGGCGTAGCATCGACATGTTGCTAGATGGCCAGCACACTGGGCGGTACCGCTGGGACCAGCTTTTCAAAACAGAAAAGGCGCACGCTGGTACTCTCATCGAGATCAATCTTCAGCGTGAGTTTAAATTCACTGACGGCAAGCGCATGGACTATGAAATCGCCGGGTTCGAGGTTGACTGCAAGTTTTCGCAAACTCGTTTTGCTTGGATGATTCCGCCGGAAGCGCACAATGAGATAATACTCGGCGTATGGGCGAGTGATACGGATTCTATATGGTGTGCCGGACTTGTCCGCGCGAGATCTGAGTACCTGAACACCGGCGGGAACCGGGATGCAAAGAGAACTCTGAATGTGGTTGGCAGAGGTGCTGTTAAGCGACTCTTCTGGGAAGCGCCGCTTCAGGAGAACCTGCTCTTGAAGCTGCCCCGGGCGGACATTGACGCCATCTTCGCACCTCGCTCTGGCCAGAAACGTGTGAATGAACTCTTCTTGAGGGCTCAAAAACGCCGGGTGAGCCGCAATGTCGTCGCCACCGTTGCGATGCAAGACGACTACATGAAGCGTGTTCGATCCAATGGAGGTGCCAGGTCGAACCTTCAGCCTCGTGGAATCGTAATCCTCGGCGATTACACGAGTCATGGTGCGCTGGCGCGTCAGCTGGGCCTCCCAGTGCCTGGACCGGGTGAGTTTGTCAGTGCCAGACTGGTTCGGTTGAATCCCGATCGCCCAGGAGTTCCATACGTCTCGCTGGAGGGCGAGCGTTGGACGTTGGCGCGCGAGGAGGATGCCGAGGAGCTGGTTCCTAAGCTGCCCACCATCTGA
- a CDS encoding DNA cytosine methyltransferase — protein sequence MSQAFEAIEICAGMGGQALGLEKAGFTHRLAIELDANASHTLRQNLPEEVVLEGDVADPSVWNPHEHGPGGEVYEKRGQLALLAGGVPCPPFTVAGKQLGANDERDLFAWAVEQVNIIKPRAVLLENVRGLSMPRFAGYRQHVLDRLAEFGYVAEWRLLHASGFGVPQLRPRFVLIALEEEDAKYFSWPQESEAELTVGEALKDLMGARGWKGVDDWARKADKIAPTIVGGSKKHGGADLGPTRAKRAWAELGVDAMGVADLAPGPDDEFKVGPKLTCEMVARIQGWSGEYQWEFTGRKTSRYRQIGNAFPPPVARALGEAIILAFKQEKLAEERTAANHDAVYRALRNADDFIEAEEIIKSADLRIDVVELERRIELLRRDFDIDIKTSNGTKIYRLGNFKAFIGQEDHERHANFLKNRARIS from the coding sequence ATGAGCCAGGCCTTCGAGGCAATCGAAATCTGCGCCGGCATGGGCGGCCAAGCGCTCGGCCTGGAGAAGGCTGGCTTCACCCACCGGCTGGCGATCGAATTGGACGCAAACGCTAGCCACACCTTGAGGCAGAACTTGCCCGAGGAGGTCGTGCTCGAAGGAGATGTCGCTGACCCCAGCGTCTGGAATCCGCACGAGCACGGTCCTGGCGGCGAGGTCTACGAGAAGCGCGGACAGCTTGCCCTGCTCGCAGGCGGCGTGCCATGCCCGCCTTTTACCGTTGCGGGGAAGCAACTCGGCGCCAACGACGAGCGTGACCTGTTCGCGTGGGCGGTCGAACAGGTCAACATCATCAAGCCCCGTGCGGTGCTTCTTGAGAATGTGCGTGGTCTGAGCATGCCACGCTTCGCGGGCTATCGGCAGCACGTGCTGGACAGGCTTGCCGAGTTCGGGTACGTGGCTGAATGGCGCCTGCTTCACGCATCCGGCTTCGGCGTCCCCCAGCTACGACCGCGTTTCGTACTCATCGCCCTCGAAGAGGAGGACGCCAAGTACTTCAGCTGGCCACAGGAATCCGAGGCTGAGCTCACAGTCGGCGAGGCGCTCAAGGACCTCATGGGGGCCCGGGGCTGGAAAGGCGTCGACGACTGGGCCAGGAAAGCCGACAAGATCGCACCTACGATCGTTGGCGGCTCCAAGAAGCACGGTGGCGCAGACCTGGGACCGACCCGCGCGAAGCGCGCATGGGCTGAGCTCGGGGTCGACGCCATGGGCGTGGCAGACTTAGCCCCCGGCCCCGACGACGAGTTCAAAGTCGGCCCCAAACTCACCTGCGAAATGGTTGCCAGGATTCAGGGCTGGTCGGGTGAGTACCAGTGGGAGTTCACCGGCCGGAAGACCAGCCGCTACCGCCAGATTGGCAATGCCTTCCCGCCGCCTGTGGCCCGAGCACTGGGCGAGGCCATTATCCTTGCATTCAAGCAGGAGAAGCTTGCTGAGGAGCGCACGGCAGCCAATCATGACGCCGTGTACCGAGCGCTTCGCAACGCGGACGACTTCATCGAAGCTGAAGAAATCATCAAGTCGGCGGATCTACGGATTGACGTCGTCGAGCTCGAGCGCAGGATCGAGCTCTTGCGCCGAGACTTCGACATCGACATCAAGACGAGCAATGGAACGAAGATCTACCGGCTCGGAAATTTCAAGGCCTTCATCGGCCAGGAAGACCACGAACGGCACGCAAACTTCCTGAAGAACCGCGCGCGGATCAGCTAA
- a CDS encoding very short patch repair endonuclease, producing MTTPGPDKRDLRELAHARGTYPKPATEGRSRNMQANRRKDTKPEVTLRKELHRLGYRYRKDLPLVVGDGLRVRPDIVFPRRKVAVFVDGCFWHVCPEHGRMPTSNEWYWTPKLRRNMERDQLVTTALAAEGWDVVRIWEHVALPEAVAAVTNRVD from the coding sequence ATGACTACTCCGGGTCCGGACAAGCGCGACTTGCGTGAACTCGCTCACGCAAGGGGTACCTACCCCAAGCCCGCTACGGAGGGGCGCTCGCGCAACATGCAAGCCAACCGCCGGAAGGACACCAAACCTGAGGTCACCCTCCGCAAGGAGCTGCACCGTCTTGGGTACCGGTACCGCAAGGACCTGCCGCTCGTGGTCGGCGACGGCCTTCGCGTCCGGCCGGATATCGTTTTCCCCCGGCGGAAGGTTGCGGTGTTCGTTGACGGCTGCTTCTGGCACGTGTGCCCTGAGCACGGCCGGATGCCGACGAGCAACGAGTGGTACTGGACTCCCAAGCTTCGCCGGAACATGGAGCGAGATCAGCTGGTCACCACCGCGTTGGCCGCCGAAGGCTGGGACGTCGTGCGCATATGGGAGCACGTTGCCCTGCCGGAAGCGGTTGCCGCGGTGACGAACCGGGTTGACTAA